The Caldisalinibacter kiritimatiensis genome segment ACTTCAATACTCCATATAAAAGAAGTTAAAAATAGTATTATTCCTAATGCTATAACAAAACCAAAAGCTAACATTTTTCTATACTTCATTTTTTGAACTGTAAAGGGAAAGCCTTTTTTCTTTTTAATAGTTACTCTACATCCAACTCTTCTTACCACATCTCTTAATTCTTTAAATCCATTTATGCCAACTTTGGCCTCTAGAGTAGTATAATCATAGCTTACTATATCCCATAAATATATTCCTTTAGCAATAGCTAAGTTAATAAATCTTTCAAGTGTTAATCCTTCAATTCTAATAATAACATATCCTCGAAAATAATTCCATATTCTGATAACTAGCAAATTCACCACTCCTAATCTAAAAATTCAACTGTTTCTATTTCACCTACCACAATTATCTCTTCAGTTACGATTGTCCTTATATACATATTTTTTCCTACAATTCTAATAACCCCTCTTCTTGTGTTTATTCTAATTCTCTCTTTACTATACTCAATAATACCTTTATGATTCTCTATATAAACTTGTAAATTACCCACCATAGTAATCTTAGGCAAATCCAACATTATATCTTTGGGTAACTCTAAAATTTCAGATAAACTCGATTTAATTTCTTCCATTCTTTTATTCACAGATAGCCCTCCTCCATATATTAAATTTATGCTTACACTATTATTGGTATTACATTTATATAAAAAAGCGAGCATAGTTGATTTTTGGCTATTAGCTTTTGGCTTAAACACTTTCAAAAAATAAAAAAGAGCAAAGATTTTTAAATCTTTACTCTTTAAGGCATATATTATCTTTTACGTAAGCTCTTGGGTTTTGACAATATCTCTGACATTATAATCCCTTTTATTATTTCTTCTTTACTACTTAAATTTACGTTAATTTCATAGTCTTTAACTATATTTTCTTCATACTTTTCATTAATTGTGTTTTTATCTATGTTTTTTATATCTTCAGATTTTATTTTTTCATAATTATCTTTTAAGCTATCCTTTCGAATATACTCCTCGTTATATATTTCATTTTCATTATTAATAGTATTTTCAGATTCGATATAATTATAATCTCTGTTTTGATAGGTTTCATTATATTCAGTTTTATAATCGTACTTTTCAATCTCTGGTTCATAAAATTCATAAGAGCTTTTTGTATTCTCTTTAGAAACTGTATTTATTGTTTCATTTTTTAGTCTTTTGTTTCTAGTATCGATATTCTTCTTTTTATTTTTTGAGCTTGCTCCAATAATAATAAATATCAAAGGCACTATAAACTTAAATAACGACTGTAAAATATCATCCATATTAACACATCCTTAAATGTTACTTGTCTGTATTGTTTTTATCTGTCTTATTTAAATCTGAAATCGCCTGTCTCATATCTGTATCAGCTAATATATTTTTCATATTGTAGTAATCCATAACGCCAATATTACCTTCTTTTAATGCTTTAGCAAGTGCAAGAGGAACTTCTGCTTCAGCCTCAATAACTTTAGCTCTCATTGACTGAACTTCTGCCTTCATTTCCTGTTCTTTAGCTACTGCCATTGCTCTTCTTTCTTCTGCTTTAGCTTGTGCTATTCTCTTATCCGCTTCAGCTTGGTCTGTTTGAAGCTTAGCTCCTATATTCCTTCCTACATCAACATCAGCTATGTCTATTGATAGTATTTCAAATGCCGTCCCTGCATCTAACCCTTTTTCTAATACAGTCTTAGAAATCATATCTGGATTTTCTAATACTCCCTTGTGAGTCTCTGCACTACCTACTGTTGTAACGATACCTTCACCTACCCTAGCAATAATTGTTTCTTCACCTGCTCCACCAACTAATCTTTCGATATTTGCTCTTACAGTAACCCTTGCTTTTACCATTACTTCAATACCATCTTTGGCAACTGCAGCAACCTTTGGTGTTTCAATAACTTTTGGATTTACACTTACCTGTACAGCTTCCAATACATTTCTACCTGCTAAATCAATTGCAGCAGCTCTCTCAAATTCAAGTGAAATATTAGCTCTTTGTGCTGCTATTAAAGCATCAACTACTGTATTTACATTGCCTCCAGCTAAATAATGAGCCTCTAATTTATCTACTCCTAAACTCAATCCAGCTTTTGTAGCTTTAATTAATGGATTAACAATTCTAGATGGAATTACTCTCCTAAGTCTCATACCAACTAATGTAAAGATTCCAATTTTAACTCCTGAAAAATATGCAGTAATCCACAGCCCTACTGGAATAAATGTAAAAAATAGACTTAAAAACAGTATAACTGCTACTATAATAATAATTGTAAGCACAAAACTACCTGCCATACTTATA includes the following:
- the yqfC gene encoding sporulation protein YqfC, with protein sequence MNKRMEEIKSSLSEILELPKDIMLDLPKITMVGNLQVYIENHKGIIEYSKERIRINTRRGVIRIVGKNMYIRTIVTEEIIVVGEIETVEFLD
- the floA gene encoding flotillin-like protein FloA (flotillin-like protein involved in membrane lipid rafts) — its product is MAGSFVLTIIIIVAVILFLSLFFTFIPVGLWITAYFSGVKIGIFTLVGMRLRRVIPSRIVNPLIKATKAGLSLGVDKLEAHYLAGGNVNTVVDALIAAQRANISLEFERAAAIDLAGRNVLEAVQVSVNPKVIETPKVAAVAKDGIEVMVKARVTVRANIERLVGGAGEETIIARVGEGIVTTVGSAETHKGVLENPDMISKTVLEKGLDAGTAFEILSIDIADVDVGRNIGAKLQTDQAEADKRIAQAKAEERRAMAVAKEQEMKAEVQSMRAKVIEAEAEVPLALAKALKEGNIGVMDYYNMKNILADTDMRQAISDLNKTDKNNTDK